In a single window of the Lacerta agilis isolate rLacAgi1 chromosome 15, rLacAgi1.pri, whole genome shotgun sequence genome:
- the LOC117060097 gene encoding claudin-4-like, which yields MASMGIQVLGISLSIIGWLGSLVCCILPMWKVAISQEDNILLSKRIWEGLWMNCVMQSTGQMQCTQYEAILGLPQDIQAGRALVVIAIVLAVVGTCFAILGGKCTNCVEEETPKARVIIAAGVFFILSGFLLLIPLCWATHAIIQDFHNPLIAFNQRRDFGPSLFIGWASSSLLIIGGALLCCNCPPKSGKPYSAKYTAARSGPASNYV from the coding sequence ATGGCCTCCATGGGAATCCAAGTCCTGGGCATCTCGCTCTCCATCAtcggctggctgggctccctcgtgTGCTGCATTCTCCCCATGTGGAAAGTGGCCATCTCCCAGGAAGACAACATACTGCTCTCCAAGCGCATCTGGGAGGGTCTGTGGATGAACTGCGTGATGCAGAGCACGGGGCAGATGCAGTGCACGCAGTACGAGGCCATCCTGGGCCTGCCGCAGGACATCCAGGCCGGCCGGGCCCTGGTGGTCATCGCCATTGTGCTGGCAGTGGTGGGCACCTGCTTCGCCATCCTGGGCGGCAAGTGCACCAACTGCGTGGAGGAGGAAACCCCCAAGGCCCGGGTCATCATCGCGGCCGGCGTCTTCTTCATCCTCTCAGGGTTCCTGCTCCTCATCCCCCTCTGCTGGGCCACCCATGCCATCATCCAGGACTTCCACAACCCCTTGATCGCCTTCAACCAGAGGCGGGATTTCGGGCCCTCCTTGTTCATCGGCTGGGCCTCCAGCAGCCTCCTGATCATCGGCGGGGCCTTGCTGTGCTGCAACTGCCCTCCGAAAAGTGGGAAGCCGTATTCGGCAAAGTACACGGCGGCGCGGTCGGGGCCTGCCAGTAACTACGTCTAA
- the LOC117060096 gene encoding claudin-4-like produces MAVLALQMGGLVLSVLGFLGTILACAMPMWKVTAFIGSNIIVAQVFWEGLWMNCVYESTGQMQCKVYDSLLDLPADLQAARALVVVSIAISALALLVAITGAECTRCVEDSEAKGRVSAVAGGGFILAGLALLIPISWSASAIISNFYNPLVPEALKRELGISLYVGWAGSALLVFGGAMLCCHFPQKGSTKPYPVRYLAGGRHSTPGSYARKDYV; encoded by the coding sequence ATGGCGGTCCTGGCCTTGCAGATGGGAGGCCTGGTGCTGTCGGTCCTGGGCTTCCTGGGCACCATCTTGGCCTGTGCCATGCCCATGTGGAAAGTGACGGCCTTCATTGGCTCCAACATCATTGTGGCCCAGGTCTTCTGGGAAGGGCTGTGGATGAACTGCGTCTACGAGAGCACCGGCCAGATGCAGTGCAAGGTTTACGACTCCCTGCTAGACCTCCCCGCTGACCTTCAGGCAGCCCGTGCCCTGGTGGTGGTCTCCATCGCCATctccgccctggccctgctcgtGGCCATCACCGGAGCCGAGTGCACCCGCTGCGTGGAGGACTCGGAGGCCAAGGGGAGAGTCTCGGCAGTGGCCGGTGGGGGGTTCATCCTGGCTGGACTGGCTCTGCTCATCCCCATCTCCTGGTCCGCCAGCGCCATCATCAGCAATTTCTACAACCCCCTGGTGCCCGAGGCCTTGAAGCGAGAGCTGGGCATCTCGCTGTATGTGGGCTGGGCAGGCAGTGCCCTCCTGGTCTTCGGAGGGGCCATGCTGTGCTGCCACTTCCCACAGAAGGGGAGCACCAAACCTTACCCGGTGAGATACTTGGCCGGGGGGAGGCACTCCACCCCGGGCAGTTATGCCCGGAAAGACTATGTTTGA